A stretch of Paenibacillus mucilaginosus 3016 DNA encodes these proteins:
- the addA gene encoding helicase-exonuclease AddAB subunit AddA, with protein MSVRYIPKPEGSTWTDDQWNAIAIRGHSMLVAAAAGSGKTAVLVERIIRRIADEADPVDVDRLLVATFTKAAAAEMRHRISEALEKALNANPESEHLRRQLALIPRASITTLHSFCMEVIQRHYQRIGLDPGFRIANETETALMRQDLLEDLLEEKYGSSPEDDPFWLLADSFSGDKSDDALFQLIQRLYDDSRSHPWPEHWLQACAAMFETAELEENSPWIQSLKAYVRVELQGAEALLLEAEDTANLPGGPDPYLANLQDDLSVVRELCGRAEHGTWASLYEAFQTASFGKLKACKGDGYDKELQERVKELRGEAKDRIGDLKEELFARTPEQYAAELRTVAPLMRLLVEVVLEFGGRFRKAKLAKGLVDFADLEHYCLKILSGEGAGPEGLTPSAAALEYREQFVEVLLDEYQDTNRVQEAIVELIARETPGNRFMVGDVKQSIYRFRLAEPGLFQEKYKSYRLDGTEPGQRIDLARNFRSRRQVVDGTNYIFRQLMSEGIGEIDYDERAELAYGAGYPDPLPGGEDFAADLVLIDRSADEDVRGAGADASEQSAEEEGGAGDDLAAETAELEAVQLEARYIGQRIRGMLAADGDRKLQVYDKASKGTRDVSYRDIVILLRATQQWGPVLIEELRAMGIPAYAELNTGYFTAVEVQMLLSLLQVIDNPYQDIPLASVLRSPMAGLDDEELAHIRICRPHGPFYDAVRAYVREERKEEAGGGVSPEQADRLADDSSQDRLEGAEAAISGETDGLPHEQAAGELLAAAVPPSSSERAGDGGRETSSAEDLNAEPACDAGEEDGFLRRVEVQEKLKHFLGQLRAWRNYAAQGSVADLIWRIYRETKVLDFVGGLPGGQQRQANLRALYDRARQYENTSFRGLFRFLRFIERMQRTGGDLGAARALGEQEDVVRIMTIHKSKGLEFPVVFVAGLNKGFNRRDLTDPFLLHKELGFGPKLTDTVNRVSYPTLPWLAIKRKIGMEMLAEEMRVLYVALTRAREKLILVASVRSAEKLAKSWTRFVRHRDARLPDDALAKARNYLDWIGPAVIRHPDAEMLRAAADADFESRPFLAGEASRWNVHLLRGDVFAGLAQAAAAQSEFSEERWEQVQRYEPVDGTERYEAEVWRRLDWVYTDGGASKVLSKTSVTELKRLSEHHKLLETLSDEPSPTLWGEADGRQGTIASGELAALGTGAGYRPVIVRRPRFLEQEKGNAAERGTVFHSVMQQIPLKPAPTLAGIRETLARMVERELITPKQMDMVDPSVILAFFESGLGARLQSAVSLHREVPFSFAMRAADVNPSVEALAAEETVMLQGVIDCLIDEGDGLVLVDYKTDRLKGSSPQAAAARYKMQLDLYGRAVEAIWKRPVTAKYIFLFDGAHIVQI; from the coding sequence ATGAGTGTCCGTTACATCCCCAAGCCGGAAGGCAGCACGTGGACCGACGACCAGTGGAATGCGATCGCGATCCGCGGTCATTCCATGCTGGTGGCGGCGGCGGCCGGCTCCGGCAAGACGGCGGTGCTCGTCGAACGGATTATCCGCCGGATTGCTGACGAAGCCGATCCGGTCGACGTCGACCGGCTGCTCGTGGCGACCTTCACGAAGGCGGCGGCGGCCGAGATGCGGCACCGGATATCCGAGGCGCTCGAGAAGGCGCTGAACGCGAACCCGGAATCGGAGCATCTGCGCAGGCAGCTGGCCCTGATTCCCCGGGCGTCCATTACGACGCTGCACTCCTTTTGTATGGAAGTGATTCAGCGTCACTACCAGCGGATCGGACTCGATCCGGGCTTCCGGATCGCCAACGAGACCGAGACGGCACTGATGCGCCAGGACCTGCTGGAAGACCTGCTCGAGGAAAAATACGGCTCATCCCCCGAGGACGACCCGTTCTGGCTGCTGGCCGATTCCTTCAGCGGCGACAAGAGCGACGACGCGCTCTTTCAGCTGATCCAGCGGCTCTACGACGACTCGCGGAGCCATCCGTGGCCGGAGCACTGGCTGCAGGCGTGTGCCGCCATGTTCGAGACGGCGGAGCTGGAGGAGAACAGCCCCTGGATCCAAAGCCTGAAGGCATACGTGCGAGTTGAGCTTCAGGGAGCGGAGGCGCTGCTGCTCGAGGCCGAGGATACGGCGAACCTCCCCGGAGGGCCGGACCCGTACCTCGCCAATCTGCAGGATGACCTGTCCGTCGTCCGGGAGCTGTGCGGGAGAGCGGAGCATGGCACGTGGGCTTCGCTCTACGAGGCTTTCCAGACGGCATCGTTCGGGAAGCTCAAGGCCTGCAAGGGCGACGGCTACGACAAGGAGCTGCAGGAGCGTGTCAAGGAGCTGCGCGGAGAAGCGAAGGACCGGATCGGCGACCTGAAGGAGGAGCTCTTCGCCCGGACGCCGGAGCAGTATGCGGCGGAGCTGCGGACGGTGGCTCCGCTGATGCGGCTGCTCGTGGAGGTCGTGCTGGAGTTCGGCGGGCGTTTCCGCAAGGCGAAGCTGGCCAAGGGGTTGGTTGATTTTGCCGATCTCGAGCACTACTGCCTTAAGATTCTCTCCGGCGAGGGCGCCGGACCGGAAGGCCTGACGCCGTCTGCGGCTGCGCTCGAGTACCGGGAGCAGTTCGTGGAAGTGCTGCTCGACGAGTACCAGGATACGAACCGCGTGCAGGAGGCGATCGTCGAGCTCATCGCGCGGGAGACCCCGGGCAACCGGTTCATGGTAGGCGACGTGAAGCAGAGCATTTACCGGTTCCGTCTGGCGGAGCCGGGTCTGTTCCAGGAGAAGTACAAGAGCTACCGGCTCGACGGGACGGAACCCGGCCAGCGCATCGACCTCGCAAGGAACTTCCGAAGCCGCCGCCAGGTGGTGGACGGGACGAACTATATATTCCGTCAGCTGATGAGCGAAGGGATCGGAGAGATCGACTACGACGAACGGGCGGAGCTTGCCTACGGGGCGGGTTACCCCGATCCGCTGCCGGGGGGCGAGGACTTCGCTGCGGATCTGGTGCTCATCGACCGTTCGGCGGATGAGGACGTCCGGGGAGCGGGAGCGGACGCCTCCGAGCAGTCTGCGGAGGAGGAAGGCGGCGCAGGCGATGACCTGGCGGCCGAAACGGCGGAGCTCGAGGCCGTCCAGCTCGAAGCCCGTTACATCGGGCAGCGGATCCGCGGCATGCTGGCGGCGGACGGCGACAGAAAGCTGCAGGTCTATGACAAGGCCAGCAAAGGGACGCGGGACGTCTCGTACCGCGATATCGTCATCCTGCTCCGGGCGACGCAGCAGTGGGGGCCTGTGCTCATCGAAGAGCTCAGAGCGATGGGCATCCCGGCGTATGCGGAGCTGAACACGGGCTATTTTACGGCGGTGGAGGTGCAGATGCTGCTCTCCCTGCTGCAGGTGATCGACAATCCTTACCAGGATATTCCGCTCGCTTCCGTGCTCCGTTCGCCGATGGCCGGCCTCGATGACGAAGAGCTGGCCCACATCCGGATCTGCCGGCCGCACGGCCCGTTCTATGACGCGGTGCGCGCTTATGTGAGGGAGGAGCGGAAGGAAGAGGCAGGCGGAGGAGTCTCTCCCGAGCAGGCGGACCGCTTGGCGGATGACTCATCCCAGGACCGGCTTGAAGGAGCCGAGGCGGCCATCTCAGGCGAGACGGACGGACTGCCGCATGAGCAGGCTGCCGGAGAACTGCTTGCGGCGGCCGTACCCCCTTCTTCCAGTGAACGCGCCGGTGACGGAGGGCGGGAAACATCCTCCGCCGAGGATCTTAATGCGGAGCCGGCCTGCGATGCCGGGGAAGAAGACGGATTCCTCCGCAGGGTGGAAGTGCAGGAGAAGCTCAAGCATTTCCTAGGCCAGCTGCGCGCATGGAGAAATTACGCCGCCCAAGGCTCCGTAGCCGATCTCATCTGGCGGATTTACCGCGAGACGAAGGTCCTGGATTTCGTGGGCGGACTCCCCGGCGGCCAGCAGCGCCAGGCGAACCTGCGTGCGCTCTATGACCGAGCCCGCCAATACGAGAACACCTCGTTCCGCGGCTTGTTCCGCTTCCTGCGGTTTATCGAGCGGATGCAGCGCACCGGAGGGGACCTCGGGGCGGCGCGGGCGCTCGGCGAGCAGGAGGACGTTGTACGGATCATGACGATCCACAAGAGTAAGGGGTTGGAGTTCCCCGTCGTTTTCGTAGCGGGGCTCAATAAAGGCTTCAACCGTCGCGATCTCACCGACCCGTTCCTGCTGCACAAGGAGCTCGGCTTCGGTCCGAAGCTGACGGACACGGTGAACCGGGTCAGCTATCCGACGCTGCCGTGGCTGGCGATTAAGCGCAAGATCGGAATGGAGATGCTCGCCGAAGAGATGCGCGTGCTCTATGTCGCCCTGACCCGGGCGCGCGAGAAGCTGATCCTGGTCGCCTCGGTGCGGTCGGCGGAGAAGCTGGCGAAGTCCTGGACCCGGTTCGTCCGGCACCGGGATGCCCGGCTGCCCGACGATGCGCTCGCCAAGGCGCGCAATTATCTTGACTGGATCGGCCCGGCCGTCATCCGGCACCCGGATGCGGAGATGCTGCGCGCGGCGGCGGATGCGGACTTCGAATCCCGGCCGTTCCTGGCCGGGGAAGCCTCCCGGTGGAATGTCCACCTGCTGCGGGGCGACGTGTTCGCCGGGCTCGCGCAGGCGGCGGCCGCCCAGTCGGAATTCAGCGAAGAGCGTTGGGAGCAGGTGCAGCGCTACGAGCCGGTGGACGGCACGGAGCGGTATGAAGCCGAGGTATGGCGCCGCCTGGACTGGGTTTATACGGACGGGGGAGCCTCCAAAGTACTGTCGAAGACCTCGGTGACGGAGCTCAAGCGTCTCTCCGAGCATCACAAGCTGCTCGAGACGCTGTCGGACGAGCCTTCCCCGACCTTGTGGGGAGAGGCGGACGGCCGGCAGGGAACCATCGCGTCGGGCGAGCTTGCAGCCCTTGGCACAGGCGCGGGCTACCGGCCCGTGATTGTGCGCCGGCCCCGCTTCCTCGAGCAGGAGAAGGGCAATGCGGCGGAGCGCGGCACCGTGTTCCACTCCGTGATGCAGCAGATTCCGCTGAAGCCGGCTCCGACGCTGGCCGGCATCCGGGAGACGCTGGCCCGGATGGTGGAGCGGGAGCTCATCACGCCGAAGCAGATGGACATGGTGGATCCCTCGGTCATCCTCGCATTCTTCGAGAGCGGACTGGGGGCCCGGCTGCAGTCGGCTGTAAGCTTACACCGCGAGGTGCCGTTCAGCTTCGCCATGCGGGCGGCGGACGTCAACCCTTCGGTTGAAGCGCTGGCCGCAGAAGAAACCGTTATGCTGCAGGGGGTCATCGACTGTCTGATCGATGAAGGGGACGGGCTCGTGCTCGTCGACTACAAGACCGACCGGCTCAAGGGCAGCTCGCCGCAGGCGGCGGCCGCCCGGTACAAGATGCAGCTCGATCTGTATGGCCGCGCGGTGGAAGCGATCTGGAAGCGGCCGGTTACCGCCAAGTATATATTCCTGTTTGACGGGGCCCATATCGTGCAGATCTAG
- the addB gene encoding helicase-exonuclease AddAB subunit AddB, which translates to MLERIQERLGERPDGRPIIWLVPEQATFQTEYALVNGSGLGGTMRAQVLSFRRLAWRVMQEVGGTARLPIDEIGKKLLLHRILHRGKDRLRRFHASADQMGFIDNLNDILSELKRYCVAPEDLAAFYTRKFGDGGPGGGSLEDKLHDLQVVYAEFETELSKLYLDGEDYLTLLARQLPESAYAQGAEVWVDGFHGFTPQELAVLVKLGERADRVTITLCLDRPYLPGEPLNELELFHLPARTMQKLQELLREAQVDVLEPVVLPAAPPARFAAQPMLAYLEAHWDDRVKQPCPVVPLERSLSPLHITQAAGRRAEVEGAARDIIALVRDRGLRWRDISVSLRDMESYCDLIKATFEDYGIPHFFDVKRSILHHPLVELIRSSLEACGNHWKYDAVFRSIKTGFFIPMPGENVDPETGIRIDRHAMDQLENYVLAFGIQGSRWTDDKDWTYSYRTTLEDDGEARAADEAFLKRINACRRQVSAPMGELYRRMKGRRETVRERVEHLYGFLTGLRVPERLEYWSQKALGEGEPETARMHGQVWDRVMDVLDQLVELMGQETVTLELFTDLLETGLESIRLGLVPPTLDQVLVGSMDRTRSGRIKHTFVLGATEGVMPAKMPEKGLLTESEREFLAQSGLETADTGRRRLLDESFLMYYAFCTPSEGLWLSYPLADEEGRSLLPSDIIRQIKRMFPSVKERLLQHDPEAEGHPGEHMEYVSRPGPAFSLLSVQLRQWLRGAPMNVVWWSVYNWFTRLPEHDKAQELSRMVKALRYTGGAMRLSPETSRLLYGDLIQTSVSRMERFVACPFSQFASHGLRLKERRIFRLEAPDVGQLFHAALSSFVEQAEREQMDWHALTPEESAKRAAFVIDTLAPRLQGEILLSSERYLYIARKLKQVVGRAALMLGEHAKRGQFRPIGLEVGFGAGQQIPPLHYALPNGVQMELRGRIDRIDRADTDKGTLLRVIDYKSSAKSLNMAEVYYGLSLQMLTYLDVILTHAPVWLGKEAEPAGVLYFHVHNPLLNAKNGMTAEQIDKELKKRFKMRGLLKADPDVITLMDSRLAGSSGHSELLPAALKADGSFYKTSSVASEEQWNTVREHVRNTIQEIGTSMTDGEIGVHPYRMGQNIACSTCSFRPVCQFDPQLEDNEYRILPQMGKELAWDLMAKKNSKAEEKRKRSAFRRLLPELEGTRQAAGEG; encoded by the coding sequence TTGCTTGAAAGAATTCAGGAGCGGCTCGGGGAGCGGCCGGACGGGCGCCCGATCATCTGGCTCGTGCCGGAGCAGGCAACCTTCCAGACGGAGTATGCCCTTGTGAACGGCTCGGGCCTCGGCGGAACGATGAGGGCGCAGGTGCTGAGCTTCCGCCGGCTGGCCTGGCGGGTGATGCAGGAGGTGGGGGGAACGGCGCGGCTGCCGATCGACGAGATCGGGAAGAAGCTGCTGCTCCACCGCATTTTACATAGAGGAAAGGACCGGCTGCGGAGATTCCATGCTTCGGCGGACCAGATGGGCTTCATTGACAATCTCAACGACATCCTCAGCGAGCTCAAAAGGTACTGTGTGGCTCCCGAGGATCTGGCCGCCTTTTATACCCGCAAATTCGGGGACGGCGGACCGGGCGGAGGGTCCCTGGAGGACAAGCTCCACGATCTGCAGGTCGTGTACGCCGAATTCGAGACGGAGCTCTCGAAGCTGTACCTCGACGGCGAGGATTACCTGACGCTGCTGGCCCGGCAGCTGCCCGAATCGGCTTATGCGCAGGGAGCCGAGGTATGGGTCGACGGGTTCCACGGCTTTACGCCCCAAGAGCTGGCGGTCCTCGTGAAGCTCGGGGAACGCGCGGATCGGGTGACGATCACGCTCTGTCTGGACCGGCCGTATCTGCCAGGGGAGCCGCTGAACGAGCTGGAGCTGTTCCATCTTCCGGCGCGCACGATGCAGAAGCTGCAGGAGCTCCTGCGGGAGGCGCAGGTGGACGTGCTGGAGCCGGTGGTGCTGCCGGCCGCACCTCCGGCCCGATTCGCCGCACAGCCGATGCTCGCTTACCTGGAAGCCCACTGGGATGACCGGGTGAAGCAGCCCTGTCCGGTCGTTCCGCTCGAACGCAGCCTCTCGCCGCTTCATATAACGCAGGCGGCGGGAAGAAGGGCCGAGGTGGAAGGGGCCGCCCGCGATATCATCGCCCTCGTGAGGGACCGGGGTCTGCGCTGGAGGGACATCTCGGTATCCCTGCGCGACATGGAGTCGTACTGCGACCTGATCAAGGCCACATTCGAGGATTACGGCATTCCGCATTTCTTCGACGTGAAGCGGTCGATCCTTCATCATCCGCTCGTCGAGCTCATCCGCTCCTCCCTCGAGGCATGCGGCAACCACTGGAAATATGATGCGGTGTTCCGCAGCATCAAAACGGGCTTTTTCATCCCGATGCCGGGGGAGAATGTCGATCCCGAGACGGGAATCCGCATCGACCGCCACGCCATGGACCAGCTCGAGAACTATGTGCTTGCCTTCGGCATCCAGGGCAGCCGCTGGACCGACGACAAGGACTGGACCTATTCCTACCGGACCACGCTGGAGGACGACGGGGAAGCCCGGGCTGCGGACGAGGCGTTCCTGAAGCGGATCAATGCCTGCCGCAGACAGGTGTCGGCTCCGATGGGCGAGCTGTACCGGCGAATGAAGGGGAGAAGGGAAACGGTCCGGGAACGCGTCGAGCATCTCTACGGGTTCCTGACGGGGCTCCGCGTGCCGGAGCGTCTCGAGTATTGGAGCCAGAAGGCGCTGGGCGAAGGGGAGCCGGAGACGGCGCGCATGCACGGACAGGTGTGGGACCGGGTGATGGATGTGCTCGACCAGCTTGTGGAGCTGATGGGGCAGGAGACGGTCACGCTTGAGCTGTTCACGGATCTGCTGGAGACGGGTCTCGAGAGCATCCGGCTGGGCCTCGTTCCGCCGACGCTTGACCAGGTGTTGGTCGGGTCCATGGACCGGACGCGTTCGGGGCGCATCAAGCATACGTTTGTTCTCGGGGCGACGGAAGGGGTTATGCCCGCGAAGATGCCGGAAAAAGGACTGCTGACCGAGAGCGAGCGCGAGTTCCTCGCGCAGAGCGGGCTCGAGACGGCGGACACCGGACGCAGAAGGCTGCTCGACGAATCGTTCCTGATGTACTATGCCTTCTGTACGCCGAGCGAAGGCTTGTGGCTCTCTTATCCGCTGGCGGATGAGGAAGGGCGCAGCCTGCTGCCGTCGGATATCATCCGGCAGATCAAGCGAATGTTCCCGTCCGTCAAGGAAAGGCTGCTGCAGCACGATCCGGAAGCCGAAGGGCACCCGGGCGAGCATATGGAATACGTCTCGCGTCCGGGACCGGCATTCTCACTGCTGTCGGTTCAGCTGAGGCAGTGGCTGCGCGGGGCCCCGATGAACGTCGTATGGTGGTCGGTGTACAACTGGTTTACCCGCCTGCCCGAGCACGATAAGGCCCAGGAACTGTCGCGGATGGTGAAGGCGCTGCGGTATACCGGCGGGGCGATGCGTCTGTCGCCGGAGACGAGCCGGCTGCTGTACGGAGATCTCATCCAGACCAGCGTGTCCCGGATGGAGCGCTTCGTGGCCTGTCCGTTCTCCCAGTTCGCCTCCCACGGGCTGCGGCTCAAGGAGCGGCGGATCTTCCGGCTCGAGGCGCCGGATGTCGGCCAGCTGTTCCATGCGGCGCTGAGCAGCTTCGTGGAGCAGGCTGAGCGGGAGCAGATGGACTGGCACGCGCTGACGCCGGAGGAGTCCGCCAAGCGGGCGGCCTTCGTCATCGATACGCTGGCCCCGAGACTTCAGGGGGAGATTCTCCTGAGCTCGGAGCGGTATTTGTACATTGCCCGCAAGCTGAAACAGGTGGTCGGCAGAGCCGCCCTGATGCTCGGCGAGCACGCCAAGCGGGGGCAGTTCCGGCCGATCGGTCTCGAAGTGGGCTTCGGCGCAGGTCAGCAGATTCCTCCGCTTCACTATGCGCTGCCGAACGGGGTGCAGATGGAGCTGCGGGGGCGCATTGACCGGATCGACCGCGCGGACACCGACAAGGGGACGCTGCTGCGGGTCATCGACTACAAGTCGAGCGCGAAGTCGCTGAATATGGCGGAGGTGTACTACGGCCTGTCGCTGCAGATGCTGACTTACCTCGACGTCATTCTGACCCATGCCCCGGTGTGGCTGGGCAAAGAAGCCGAGCCGGCCGGCGTGCTGTACTTCCACGTGCACAATCCGCTGCTGAACGCCAAGAACGGCATGACGGCGGAGCAGATCGACAAGGAGCTCAAGAAGCGGTTCAAGATGCGGGGCCTGCTCAAGGCCGACCCGGATGTCATCACGCTCATGGACAGCCGGCTTGCCGGCTCCAGCGGCCATTCGGAGCTGCTCCCTGCGGCGCTCAAGGCGGACGGATCGTTCTACAAAACCTCATCCGTCGCGTCGGAGGAGCAGTGGAACACGGTGAGGGAGCACGTGCGCAACACGATCCAGGAGATCGGCACGTCGATGACGGACGGCGAGATCGGGGTGCATCCTTACCGGATGGGCCAGAACATCGCCTGCAGTACCTGCTCCTTCCGACCCGTCTGCCAGTTCGATCCGCAGCTCGAAGACAATGAGTACCGGATCCTTCCGCAGATGGGCAAGGAATTGGCGTGGGATCTTATGGCGAAGAAGAACAGCAAAGCGGAGGAGAAGAGGAAGCGGAGCGCGTTCCGAAGGCTCCTCCCGGAGCTCGAGGGGACGCGGCAAGCCGCAGGAGAAGGATGA
- a CDS encoding class I SAM-dependent rRNA methyltransferase: protein MAVVVLQKKRKKRLEEGHPWVYQSEIDRVDGEAVPGGLVAVHAANGQYLATGYYNPASQLAVRIVSLERVEELTREWFVSRLQDCREHRERFLPDTRSYRLVYGEADFLPGLIVDKFEDVLVVQILTLGMERAREALVAALVEVMAPAGIYERSDVSVRGLEGLDQRKGLLYGEAPRHITIRENGLLMQVDIEEGQKTGYFFDQRENRAAIAPLMKGWGRRSGIEVKPLVLDDGTSKLVPVNKSGKEVTFPFWDGATVLECFSHTGSFTLHACQYGAKKVTCLDISEHAVETARSNVELNGFGDRVEFVVADAFDYLRQQAKGLEQRQERGQAGQKKVDTSVRLEAQGRSWDVVILDPPAFAKSRSSVEGACRGYKDINLHGMKLVNEGGYLVTASCSYHMKPELFLETVLSAAQDAGKTLRLVEFRNAAKDHPRILGVDEGNYLKFAIFEIRSRR from the coding sequence ATGGCCGTAGTGGTTTTACAAAAGAAGCGCAAGAAGAGACTGGAAGAAGGCCATCCGTGGGTGTACCAGTCCGAGATTGATCGGGTGGACGGCGAAGCGGTGCCGGGCGGACTTGTTGCCGTACACGCGGCCAACGGGCAGTACTTGGCGACGGGCTACTATAACCCCGCATCCCAGCTGGCTGTACGGATCGTTTCTCTGGAACGGGTGGAGGAGCTTACCCGCGAGTGGTTCGTCAGCCGTCTGCAGGACTGCAGAGAGCACCGGGAGCGGTTCCTGCCGGATACGCGTTCCTATCGCCTGGTCTATGGCGAAGCGGACTTTCTCCCCGGGCTCATCGTCGACAAGTTCGAGGATGTGCTGGTCGTCCAGATTCTGACGCTCGGCATGGAGCGTGCACGGGAAGCTCTGGTTGCGGCGCTGGTCGAAGTCATGGCGCCCGCCGGCATCTACGAACGCAGCGATGTGTCGGTCCGCGGGCTGGAAGGGCTGGACCAGCGCAAAGGGCTGCTCTACGGGGAAGCCCCGCGGCATATTACGATCCGGGAGAACGGGCTACTGATGCAGGTTGACATCGAAGAAGGCCAGAAGACCGGCTACTTCTTCGACCAGCGGGAGAACCGCGCGGCCATTGCCCCGCTGATGAAGGGCTGGGGCCGGCGCAGCGGGATCGAAGTGAAGCCGCTCGTGCTGGATGACGGCACTTCGAAGCTCGTGCCGGTCAACAAGAGCGGCAAGGAAGTGACATTCCCGTTCTGGGATGGTGCGACGGTGCTCGAATGCTTCTCGCATACCGGCAGCTTTACGCTTCATGCCTGCCAGTACGGGGCGAAGAAGGTGACGTGCCTCGATATCTCGGAGCACGCGGTGGAGACGGCCCGCAGCAACGTCGAGCTGAACGGCTTCGGCGACCGGGTGGAGTTCGTTGTGGCCGATGCGTTCGACTACCTCCGCCAGCAGGCCAAAGGGCTGGAGCAGCGGCAGGAGCGCGGCCAGGCCGGGCAGAAGAAGGTCGATACGTCCGTTCGTCTCGAAGCTCAAGGCCGCTCGTGGGACGTGGTAATCCTGGACCCGCCGGCATTCGCCAAGTCCCGCAGCAGCGTGGAAGGCGCCTGCCGGGGCTACAAGGACATCAATCTGCACGGCATGAAGCTGGTCAACGAAGGCGGCTATCTCGTTACGGCGAGCTGCTCGTATCATATGAAGCCGGAGCTGTTCCTGGAGACGGTGCTGTCTGCCGCCCAGGATGCGGGCAAGACGCTTCGTCTGGTGGAATTCCGCAACGCGGCGAAGGACCACCCGCGTATTCTCGGGGTGGATGAAGGCAACTACCTGAAGTTCGCGATCTTCGAAATCCGCAGCCGCCGATAA
- a CDS encoding NUDIX hydrolase, with protein MKEISAGGVVYRRADGGIQVQMIQDRYGKITLPKGKMEPGETVEETALREILEETGITGTIREPLETITYQFTLSGVGVVDKEVHYYLVEATGGTLQAQVEEIRGVEWLHPMEAWHQQKNSGYGNNDTVLQKALAALGFQVG; from the coding sequence ATGAAAGAAATTTCGGCGGGAGGCGTGGTGTACCGCAGGGCTGACGGAGGAATTCAGGTGCAGATGATCCAGGACCGCTACGGTAAGATCACCCTGCCCAAAGGGAAGATGGAGCCGGGCGAAACCGTCGAAGAGACGGCCCTGCGCGAAATTCTCGAGGAGACGGGCATCACGGGGACGATCCGTGAGCCGCTGGAGACCATTACCTACCAGTTTACGCTCAGCGGTGTGGGGGTAGTGGACAAGGAGGTTCATTACTACCTTGTGGAAGCGACCGGCGGAACGCTGCAGGCCCAGGTGGAGGAGATCCGCGGGGTAGAGTGGCTCCATCCGATGGAAGCGTGGCATCAGCAGAAGAATTCGGGCTATGGCAACAACGATACGGTACTGCAAAAAGCATTGGCTGCCCTCGGTTTTCAGGTAGGCTGA
- the mtaB gene encoding tRNA (N(6)-L-threonylcarbamoyladenosine(37)-C(2))-methylthiotransferase MtaB, with amino-acid sequence MATVAFHTLGCKVNFYDTEAIWQLFKQEGYEQVDFESTADVYVINTCTVTNTGDKKSRQMIRRAVRRNPEAIVAVTGCYAQTSPAEILAIPGVDLVIGTQDRDKIMTLVKQIETERQPINAVRNIMKTRAFEELDVPDFADRTRAFLKIQEGCNNFCTFCIIPWSRGLMRSRDPQSVISQAKMLVESGFQEIVLTGIHTGGYGEDMEDYSLAKLLWDLDKVEGLKRIRISSIEASQITDEVLEVLQKSGKIARHLHIPLQAGSDDVLKRMRRKYTTAEFASKIEHIHRIMPGVAITTDVIVGFPGETEEMFREGYAFMERMGFSEMHVFPYSKRTGTPAARMEDQVDEEIKNARVHELIDLSERMQLAYAERFVGEVLEVIPERDYKGQPGSGLIMGYSDNYLQLVFEGSEEWIGRVCRVRVTEAGVNECRGTLVEVPSEAGVVTLPKRQAAQQAAESIPGQAAKAIV; translated from the coding sequence ATGGCAACAGTCGCTTTTCACACACTGGGCTGTAAGGTAAACTTCTACGATACGGAAGCGATCTGGCAGCTGTTTAAGCAGGAGGGGTACGAGCAGGTTGATTTTGAATCGACGGCCGACGTGTACGTCATCAATACCTGCACGGTAACGAACACCGGCGACAAGAAGAGCCGCCAGATGATCCGCCGGGCGGTCCGCCGCAATCCGGAGGCGATCGTAGCGGTGACGGGCTGCTATGCCCAGACGTCTCCTGCGGAGATTCTGGCGATTCCGGGCGTGGATCTCGTCATCGGGACACAGGACCGCGACAAGATCATGACGCTCGTGAAGCAGATCGAAACGGAGCGCCAGCCGATCAACGCGGTGCGCAACATCATGAAGACGCGGGCGTTCGAGGAGCTGGACGTGCCGGATTTTGCCGACCGGACCCGTGCCTTCCTCAAGATTCAGGAAGGCTGCAACAACTTCTGCACCTTCTGTATTATCCCATGGTCCCGCGGCCTCATGCGCAGCCGGGACCCGCAGAGTGTCATCAGCCAGGCGAAGATGCTCGTGGAGTCCGGCTTCCAGGAGATCGTCCTGACGGGCATCCATACCGGCGGCTACGGCGAGGACATGGAAGACTACAGCCTCGCGAAGCTGCTGTGGGATCTCGACAAGGTTGAAGGCCTGAAGCGGATCCGGATCTCGTCGATCGAAGCGAGCCAGATCACCGATGAGGTGCTCGAGGTGCTTCAGAAGTCCGGCAAGATCGCACGCCACCTGCATATTCCTCTGCAGGCGGGCAGCGATGATGTGCTGAAGCGGATGCGCCGCAAGTACACGACCGCCGAGTTCGCGTCGAAGATCGAGCACATCCACCGCATCATGCCGGGCGTGGCCATCACGACGGACGTGATCGTAGGCTTCCCAGGTGAGACGGAGGAGATGTTCCGCGAAGGCTATGCCTTCATGGAGCGGATGGGCTTCTCCGAGATGCACGTGTTCCCTTACTCCAAGCGGACCGGCACGCCGGCCGCACGGATGGAGGACCAGGTGGACGAGGAGATCAAGAATGCCCGCGTGCATGAGCTGATCGACCTGTCCGAGCGCATGCAGCTTGCTTATGCCGAGCGTTTTGTCGGCGAAGTGCTGGAGGTTATTCCGGAGCGCGACTACAAGGGGCAGCCGGGCAGCGGACTCATCATGGGCTACTCGGATAACTACCTGCAGCTCGTGTTCGAGGGCAGCGAGGAGTGGATCGGCCGCGTATGCCGTGTACGGGTCACCGAAGCGGGCGTAAACGAGTGCCGGGGCACCCTTGTCGAGGTGCCGAGCGAAGCGGGCGTGGTCACGCTGCCGAAGAGACAGGCGGCACAGCAGGCGGCCGAGTCGATTCCGGGGCAGGCGGCCAAGGCAATTGTCTGA